One Ricinus communis isolate WT05 ecotype wild-type chromosome 7, ASM1957865v1, whole genome shotgun sequence genomic region harbors:
- the LOC8259116 gene encoding E3 ubiquitin-protein ligase MBR2 isoform X2 codes for MGSSGSKAFNNSGASSSSGRKGRCKGSRVFQSSCLGGAPSNDNTKMCHRNSKENIGNASPSGQTGTLLGQVKIDCRKVKVKQSEESCVSSSAGLDECSQASITNRACRIGSSSARAASIPSLTSQSSFLSRFSFIPGNMSFRLNRATSLGSSRAYRIPSTSLQMLNDEEEIQHPRSANNTDGSETQQISDLQPTTHSQHHVDTSANVHLHNRASNFLDNNGSIQTTSSVHGACRDGDDIKVGNDGTSRSPRIYSDSDSFETRISDRRIGAQEPIEHNVCFSRTLSVGRLRDRVLRRSPPSDITICPLQQERDLRDATHVSGGQALGSEIRISESEGDALNPPTTSGYPPVSSSSMFSVHDHELETTRSRDTRYHDLLEHRSNFLERRRRIRSQVRALQRLGSRFENLSGHERSCILSGHHRTGRCTCRTTNRDANLNDDTSARASISRIVMLAEALFEPSLSSLGSVPAPNEVVESLPVELYTKLQKHQSEEAAQCYICLVEYEEGDSMRILPCHHEFHRTCIDKWLKEIHRVCPLCRGDVCRSDSLPAEN; via the exons ATGGGATCCAGTGGAAGCAAGGCCTTTAATAACAGTGGCGCATCATCATCAAGTGGACGGAAGGGGAGATGTAAAGGGAGTAGGGTTTTCCAGTCTTCTTGCCTTGGGGGAGCTCCTTCTAATGATAATACCAAA ATGTGTCATCGTAATAGCAAAGAAAATATAGGCAATGCATCACCTAGCGGCCAGACTGGAACCCTGTTAGGTCAGGTTAAAATTGATTGTAGAAAGGTAAAAGTTAAGCAGTCTGAAGAAAGTTGTGTATCTTCTAGTGCTGGGCTAGATGAGTGCAGCCAAGCAAGTATCACAAATAGAGCCTGCAGGATAGGTAGCAGCTCTGCTCGAGCTGCTTCTATTCCATCCTTGACTTCTCAAAGTAGCTTTCTTTCTCGCTTTAGCTTCATTCCTGGTAATATGAGCTTTAGACTAAACAGAGCAACCAGTTTAGGGTCATCCAGGGCTTATCGTATCCCGTCTACAAGTCTCCAAATGCTCAATGATGAAGAAGAGATTCAGCATCCAAGATCAGCCAACAACACTGATGGAAGTGAAACTCAACAAATTAGTGATTTGCAACCTACAACTCACTCACAACATCATGTAGACACTTCTGCTAATGTACATCTGCACAATCGGGCATCTAATTTCTTGGACAATAATGGAAGCATTCAGACAACTTCTTCTGTTCATGGAGCATGCAGAGATGGGGATGACATCAAGGTGGGGAATGATGGAACCTCACGTTCTCCAAGAATTTATAGTGATTCAGATAGTTTTGAGACTAGAATTTCAGACAGACGAATTGGTGCACAAGAGCCCATTGAACATAATGTTTGTTTTAGCCGTACCCTAAGTGTTGGAAGACTTCGAGACAGAGTTCTCCGTCGATCACCACCATCAGACATTACAATTTGTCCTTTGCAACAAGAGAGAGACTTAAGAGATGCCACTCACGTTAGTGGGGGACAAGCATTGGGTAGTGAAATAAGGATATCAGAATCCGAAGGTGATGCTCTTAACCCTCCAACTACATCTGGTTATCCTCCTGTCTCCTCTAGCTCCATGTTCAGTGTTCATGATCATGAGCTGGAAACTACACGGTCAAGAGACACTAGGTATCATGACCTACTGGAACATAGGTCAAATTTCCTTGAGCGAAGGAGGAGAATAAGATCTCAG GTTCGTGCTCTTCAGCGGCTTGGAAGCCGTTTTGAGAACCTGTCTGGACATGAGAGGTCATGCATATTATCTGGTCACCATAGAACTGGACGTTGTACATGTCGTACGACTAATCGAGATGCCAATTTAAATGATGATACAAGTGCTAGAGCGAGCATATCAAGAATTGTCATGTTAGCTGAAGCTCTGTTTGAG CCTTCGTTGTCTTCGCTTGGATCTGTACCTGCACCTAATGAAGTAGTGGAGTCTTTGCCAGTTGAATTATATACCAAGTTGCAAAAACATCAGAGTGAGGAGGCAGCTCA ATGCTATATATGCCTTGTGGAGTACGAGGAAGGGGACAGTATGCGGATATTGCCTTGTCATCATGAATTTCACAGGACATGTATAGACAAGTGGCTTAAGGAGATTCACAG
- the LOC8259116 gene encoding E3 ubiquitin-protein ligase MBR2 isoform X1 produces the protein MGSSGSKAFNNSGASSSSGRKGRCKGSRVFQSSCLGGAPSNDNTKMCHRNSKENIGNASPSGQTGTLLGQVKIDCRKVKVKQSEESCVSSSAGLDECSQASITNRACRIGSSSARAASIPSLTSQSSFLSRFSFIPGNMSFRLNRATSLGSSRAYRIPSTSLQMLNDEEEIQHPRSANNTDGSETQQISDLQPTTHSQHHVDTSANVHLHNRASNFLDNNGSIQTTSSVHGACRDGDDIKVGNDGTSRSPRIYSDSDSFETRISDRRIGAQEPIEHNVCFSRTLSVGRLRDRVLRRSPPSDITICPLQQERDLRDATHVSGGQALGSEIRISESEGDALNPPTTSGYPPVSSSSMFSVHDHELETTRSRDTRYHDLLEHRSNFLERRRRIRSQVRALQRLGSRFENLSGHERSCILSGHHRTGRCTCRTTNRDANLNDDTSARASISRIVMLAEALFEVLDEIHQQSVVLSSQPSLSSLGSVPAPNEVVESLPVELYTKLQKHQSEEAAQCYICLVEYEEGDSMRILPCHHEFHRTCIDKWLKEIHRVCPLCRGDVCRSDSLPAEN, from the exons ATGGGATCCAGTGGAAGCAAGGCCTTTAATAACAGTGGCGCATCATCATCAAGTGGACGGAAGGGGAGATGTAAAGGGAGTAGGGTTTTCCAGTCTTCTTGCCTTGGGGGAGCTCCTTCTAATGATAATACCAAA ATGTGTCATCGTAATAGCAAAGAAAATATAGGCAATGCATCACCTAGCGGCCAGACTGGAACCCTGTTAGGTCAGGTTAAAATTGATTGTAGAAAGGTAAAAGTTAAGCAGTCTGAAGAAAGTTGTGTATCTTCTAGTGCTGGGCTAGATGAGTGCAGCCAAGCAAGTATCACAAATAGAGCCTGCAGGATAGGTAGCAGCTCTGCTCGAGCTGCTTCTATTCCATCCTTGACTTCTCAAAGTAGCTTTCTTTCTCGCTTTAGCTTCATTCCTGGTAATATGAGCTTTAGACTAAACAGAGCAACCAGTTTAGGGTCATCCAGGGCTTATCGTATCCCGTCTACAAGTCTCCAAATGCTCAATGATGAAGAAGAGATTCAGCATCCAAGATCAGCCAACAACACTGATGGAAGTGAAACTCAACAAATTAGTGATTTGCAACCTACAACTCACTCACAACATCATGTAGACACTTCTGCTAATGTACATCTGCACAATCGGGCATCTAATTTCTTGGACAATAATGGAAGCATTCAGACAACTTCTTCTGTTCATGGAGCATGCAGAGATGGGGATGACATCAAGGTGGGGAATGATGGAACCTCACGTTCTCCAAGAATTTATAGTGATTCAGATAGTTTTGAGACTAGAATTTCAGACAGACGAATTGGTGCACAAGAGCCCATTGAACATAATGTTTGTTTTAGCCGTACCCTAAGTGTTGGAAGACTTCGAGACAGAGTTCTCCGTCGATCACCACCATCAGACATTACAATTTGTCCTTTGCAACAAGAGAGAGACTTAAGAGATGCCACTCACGTTAGTGGGGGACAAGCATTGGGTAGTGAAATAAGGATATCAGAATCCGAAGGTGATGCTCTTAACCCTCCAACTACATCTGGTTATCCTCCTGTCTCCTCTAGCTCCATGTTCAGTGTTCATGATCATGAGCTGGAAACTACACGGTCAAGAGACACTAGGTATCATGACCTACTGGAACATAGGTCAAATTTCCTTGAGCGAAGGAGGAGAATAAGATCTCAG GTTCGTGCTCTTCAGCGGCTTGGAAGCCGTTTTGAGAACCTGTCTGGACATGAGAGGTCATGCATATTATCTGGTCACCATAGAACTGGACGTTGTACATGTCGTACGACTAATCGAGATGCCAATTTAAATGATGATACAAGTGCTAGAGCGAGCATATCAAGAATTGTCATGTTAGCTGAAGCTCTGTTTGAG gtTCTGGATGAAATTCACCAACAATCTGTGGTGCTATCCTCTCAGCCTTCGTTGTCTTCGCTTGGATCTGTACCTGCACCTAATGAAGTAGTGGAGTCTTTGCCAGTTGAATTATATACCAAGTTGCAAAAACATCAGAGTGAGGAGGCAGCTCA ATGCTATATATGCCTTGTGGAGTACGAGGAAGGGGACAGTATGCGGATATTGCCTTGTCATCATGAATTTCACAGGACATGTATAGACAAGTGGCTTAAGGAGATTCACAG